In the Salinirubrum litoreum genome, one interval contains:
- a CDS encoding NUDIX domain-containing protein yields the protein METTRHFVATCYVVVDGAVALHEHDRLGLTLPPGGHVDRDELPHETAIRETHEETGIEPTLVTDHDTGVTSPTVEPLPRPRHLLLEDINVCDGAVGHQHIDHVYYGVAETRDIDPAGDDEEPPAVWDWYDADDLRRADLDGDVAQLGLEAIELAERS from the coding sequence ATGGAGACGACACGGCACTTCGTCGCAACCTGCTACGTGGTGGTCGACGGCGCGGTCGCACTGCACGAACACGACCGACTCGGCCTGACGCTCCCGCCGGGCGGCCACGTCGACCGCGACGAACTGCCCCACGAGACCGCGATCCGGGAGACCCACGAGGAGACCGGCATCGAACCGACGCTGGTGACCGACCACGACACCGGCGTCACCTCGCCGACCGTCGAGCCACTGCCGCGTCCGCGACATCTCCTGCTCGAAGACATCAACGTCTGTGACGGGGCGGTCGGCCACCAGCACATCGACCACGTCTACTACGGCGTCGCCGAGACACGCGACATCGACCCGGCGGGCGACGACGAGGAACCGCCGGCCGTCTGGGACTGGTACGACGCAGACGACCTCCGGCGGGCCGACCTCGACGGCGACGTGGCGCAGTTGGGACTGGAGGCCATCGAACTCGCCGAGCGGTCGTGA
- a CDS encoding GNAT family N-acetyltransferase: MSVNVEKRIDGPGSDDHVEAAWDLKERIRREEGVLKQRRGFFRDAYRRSETHLLFVDDRLVAFASVRRDGYILFLAVAPEFRGDGYGQRLVAEVADDHRSVSCHARTTNESALGFYQYLGFDIKRRIDNYYEDGGDAYYLKLGESGGIRNRLSELLRR; the protein is encoded by the coding sequence GTGAGCGTCAACGTCGAGAAACGGATCGACGGTCCCGGCTCCGACGACCACGTCGAGGCCGCGTGGGACCTGAAAGAACGCATCCGCCGCGAGGAGGGTGTGTTGAAACAGCGACGCGGCTTCTTCCGGGACGCCTACCGCCGATCCGAGACCCACCTGCTGTTCGTCGACGACCGACTGGTCGCCTTCGCCTCGGTCCGCCGGGACGGCTACATCCTCTTTCTGGCGGTCGCCCCCGAGTTCCGTGGCGACGGCTACGGCCAGCGACTCGTCGCCGAGGTCGCCGACGACCACCGGTCCGTCTCCTGTCACGCGCGTACGACGAACGAGTCGGCGCTCGGCTTCTACCAGTATCTCGGCTTCGACATCAAACGCCGGATCGACAACTACTACGAGGACGGCGGCGACGCCTACTACCTCAAACTCGGCGAGTCCGGCGGTATCCGGAACCGCCTCTCCGAACTCCTGCGTCGCTGA
- a CDS encoding DUF502 domain-containing protein: MFEAAQAEVERRRQSARTVFRQALVTGTAIVVPFVVTVIVLSILLGYIRGALTTLVTAIAYVYPAAQTDQTVTLAIQIMAPILLFCYILLVGLFVNATVYGEKAVDLFDALMSAIPGVGSVYDSFRQMGDIVLESDGQNFREVKLVEFPNDGAYTLGFVTTETPKTLAEPAGHDRMYTMFLPLAPNPVMGGHLVHLPADKVMDVDMTVEEGIQAVVTSGVAVGGASGGGDPSVGLSEDQLAELSRLDDGEDRVVPDPTESAMPGTDDQAAASGRHDAERVDHYDEDVDPEAADTPDGIARRERDAGTERARAGVADTDADDSVTEPAEAAGRDDRWRDETETRPAEVADRDADSRDETRSRPAARADREAAQRDETETTPAEAADRDADRRDDTDVRPAELADGTESDRTDIRNTSDDEDDT, from the coding sequence ATGTTCGAGGCCGCGCAGGCTGAAGTCGAGCGCCGGAGACAGTCCGCCCGGACCGTCTTCCGACAGGCGCTCGTCACCGGGACCGCCATCGTCGTGCCCTTCGTCGTCACCGTCATCGTCCTCTCGATCCTCCTGGGCTACATCCGGGGAGCGCTCACGACGCTCGTGACCGCCATCGCCTACGTCTATCCGGCCGCACAGACCGACCAGACCGTCACGCTCGCCATCCAGATCATGGCCCCGATTCTGCTGTTCTGTTACATCCTGCTGGTCGGCTTGTTCGTCAACGCGACCGTCTACGGCGAGAAGGCGGTCGACCTGTTCGACGCGCTGATGTCGGCCATCCCCGGCGTCGGCTCCGTCTACGACAGCTTCCGGCAGATGGGTGACATCGTCTTGGAGAGCGACGGGCAGAACTTCCGGGAGGTGAAACTCGTCGAGTTCCCGAACGACGGCGCGTACACCCTCGGGTTCGTCACGACCGAGACGCCGAAGACGCTCGCCGAACCCGCCGGCCACGACCGGATGTACACGATGTTCCTCCCGCTCGCGCCGAACCCCGTGATGGGTGGCCACCTCGTCCACCTGCCCGCCGACAAGGTGATGGACGTGGACATGACCGTCGAGGAGGGGATCCAGGCAGTCGTCACCAGCGGCGTCGCGGTCGGCGGCGCGTCCGGCGGGGGAGACCCCTCCGTCGGCCTGTCCGAGGACCAACTCGCGGAACTCTCTCGGCTCGACGACGGCGAGGATCGGGTCGTCCCCGATCCGACGGAGTCGGCGATGCCGGGGACGGACGACCAGGCGGCCGCTTCGGGGCGGCACGACGCCGAGCGCGTCGACCACTACGACGAGGACGTCGATCCGGAGGCCGCCGACACCCCGGACGGAATCGCCCGCCGGGAGCGCGACGCCGGCACGGAGCGCGCACGGGCCGGTGTCGCCGACACCGACGCGGACGACTCCGTCACAGAACCGGCCGAAGCCGCCGGCCGGGACGACAGGTGGCGCGACGAGACGGAGACCCGCCCCGCCGAGGTCGCCGACCGCGACGCGGACAGCCGCGACGAGACACGGTCCCGGCCGGCAGCGCGGGCCGACCGGGAGGCCGCGCAGCGAGACGAGACCGAGACGACGCCGGCCGAAGCCGCCGACCGCGACGCCGACCGACGCGACGACACCGACGTTCGCCCGGCAGAGCTCGCAGACGGGACCGAGTCGGATCGGACCGACATCCGCAACACGTCGGACGACGAAGACGACACATGA
- a CDS encoding archease has product MSFELRDHTADVAVAATASDLDGVFAAVADGLTAAMCDEIPDVGDRFSLTKRAESREALLFDYLDRLIYERDVRGVLPADNAARVTDRGPDAGDERWLVEASARGVPLSAVEAREVKAVTYSEMDLSETDEGWRAYVVFDV; this is encoded by the coding sequence ATGAGCTTCGAACTCCGCGATCACACTGCGGACGTGGCGGTCGCGGCGACGGCGAGCGACCTCGACGGCGTGTTCGCGGCCGTCGCGGACGGTCTGACCGCCGCGATGTGCGACGAGATACCCGACGTGGGCGACCGGTTCTCGCTGACGAAGCGGGCCGAGAGCCGCGAGGCCCTGCTGTTCGACTATCTGGACCGACTGATCTACGAGCGCGACGTTCGGGGTGTCCTCCCGGCGGACAACGCGGCACGGGTCACAGACCGGGGGCCGGACGCCGGCGACGAGCGATGGCTGGTCGAGGCGAGTGCGCGCGGAGTCCCCCTCTCGGCGGTCGAGGCCCGCGAGGTGAAGGCCGTCACCTACTCGGAGATGGACCTGTCGGAGACCGACGAGGGGTGGCGTGCCTACGTCGTCTTCGACGTGTGA
- a CDS encoding helix-turn-helix domain-containing protein, whose amino-acid sequence MIVEFDIDSGALRQSLASAPGMRVRIEHLDATDTIPLRSMFWASDGDFDAFETALDDDPTVEQWTRLAETGDGRLYRARHPADASSVTAYHRAIELDGIVLSLASKEDRTGYHTRMRFPDREKFAAFRDAVGETGLSVSIKAIYDQQDAPPEERFGLTQAQRETLLTAVAAGYFSIPRETALAGVADELGISPQAASERLRRGMESLIRGALDVPGDDEQY is encoded by the coding sequence ATGATCGTCGAGTTCGACATCGATTCGGGTGCCCTCCGCCAGTCGCTGGCGTCGGCCCCGGGGATGCGGGTCAGGATCGAACATCTCGACGCCACGGACACGATCCCGCTCCGGTCGATGTTCTGGGCGAGCGACGGTGACTTCGACGCCTTCGAGACTGCTCTCGACGACGACCCGACCGTCGAGCAGTGGACCCGACTCGCCGAGACCGGCGACGGCCGACTGTATCGAGCACGCCACCCTGCGGACGCATCGAGCGTCACGGCCTACCACCGGGCCATCGAACTCGACGGGATCGTGTTGTCGCTGGCGAGCAAGGAAGACAGAACCGGCTACCACACGAGGATGCGGTTTCCCGACCGCGAGAAGTTCGCCGCCTTCCGCGACGCGGTCGGCGAGACCGGCTTGTCGGTGAGCATCAAGGCGATCTACGACCAGCAGGACGCGCCACCCGAGGAACGGTTCGGGCTCACTCAGGCCCAACGGGAGACACTCCTGACGGCGGTCGCGGCCGGCTACTTCTCGATCCCGCGGGAGACCGCCCTCGCGGGGGTCGCCGACGAGTTGGGCATCTCGCCGCAGGCCGCCTCCGAACGCCTCCGCCGGGGGATGGAGTCGCTGATCCGGGGGGCGCTCGACGTGCCGGGTGACGACGAGCAGTACTGA
- a CDS encoding HVO_2901 family zinc finger protein: MTGANLQQRSVRDMLVCRKCGAEFPEARATRDGWHYRCPEDDCDASGLGEGLRRKDDVPVLG, from the coding sequence ATGACTGGGGCGAATCTGCAACAGCGGTCGGTCCGAGACATGCTCGTCTGTCGAAAGTGTGGCGCGGAGTTCCCGGAGGCGCGTGCGACACGCGACGGGTGGCACTATCGCTGTCCGGAAGACGACTGTGACGCCTCGGGACTCGGCGAGGGTCTCCGACGCAAAGACGACGTCCCGGTTCTCGGCTGA
- a CDS encoding GTP cyclohydrolase III, translating to MTNVQLTLVQIDNYGPWTVTPEPRREMDLQTLQSRLFAELAQFVGSRGGYVFFTRFDNMVAVTNGLDRADHELMQETIRNRYPVTISLGVGVAERPIDALESATAGLQRAGSAQDGDRREVLAGETLAAGERTDVDLQIAHFDVNGATEKYTDTLNEFDSFIRIEQGYAVLMRYLREEHGGLAFFVGGDNIIAVLPSMTAADYERSIDHVADTADVELKVGVGHGRTAHEAGMIAKHALEDCREDGLRVVVEE from the coding sequence GTGACGAACGTTCAGTTGACTCTCGTCCAGATCGACAACTACGGCCCGTGGACGGTGACGCCGGAGCCACGCCGGGAGATGGACCTCCAGACGCTCCAGTCGCGCCTGTTCGCGGAACTCGCGCAGTTCGTCGGTAGTCGCGGCGGCTACGTCTTCTTCACGCGCTTCGACAACATGGTGGCGGTGACGAACGGCCTCGACCGCGCCGACCACGAACTGATGCAAGAGACGATCCGCAACCGCTACCCGGTGACGATCAGTCTCGGCGTCGGCGTCGCCGAGCGACCGATCGACGCCCTCGAATCGGCGACCGCCGGTCTCCAGCGTGCCGGGAGCGCACAGGACGGCGACCGTCGTGAGGTGCTGGCGGGCGAGACACTCGCAGCGGGCGAGCGAACCGACGTGGACCTCCAGATCGCCCACTTCGACGTGAACGGCGCGACCGAGAAGTACACCGACACGCTCAACGAGTTCGACTCGTTCATCCGCATCGAACAGGGCTACGCGGTCCTGATGCGCTACCTCCGCGAGGAGCACGGCGGTCTCGCCTTCTTCGTCGGCGGCGACAACATCATCGCCGTCCTCCCGTCGATGACCGCCGCCGACTACGAGCGCTCCATCGACCACGTCGCGGACACCGCCGACGTGGAACTGAAGGTCGGCGTCGGCCACGGGCGGACTGCCCACGAGGCTGGTATGATCGCCAAACACGCACTCGAAGACTGCCGCGAAGACGGACTCCGCGTCGTCGTCGAGGAGTGA
- the udk gene encoding uridine kinase, whose product MTIPSFVIGIAGGTGAGKTTVARLITENVGESVTRIPLDNYYKDLSHLALDERADVNYDHPSAFEWDLLREQLGELLEGQAIEMPKYDFEIHNRKEESVTVPPTDVIILEGILALYDEEINDMLDLRLYVETDADVRILRRIERDVIDRGRELEGVMDQYLSTVKPMHEQFIEPTKKHADLIIPEGANSVAVSLLEEKVAAEVAGDAVRDWERSETEFDGEVAGTVSVEERDD is encoded by the coding sequence ATGACCATCCCGTCGTTCGTGATCGGGATCGCCGGGGGGACGGGCGCGGGCAAGACGACGGTCGCACGCCTCATCACCGAGAACGTCGGCGAGTCCGTCACGCGCATCCCACTCGACAACTACTACAAGGATCTGAGCCACCTCGCACTCGACGAGCGTGCCGACGTGAACTACGACCACCCGTCGGCGTTCGAGTGGGACCTGCTCCGCGAGCAGTTGGGCGAGCTACTCGAGGGCCAGGCCATCGAGATGCCCAAGTACGACTTCGAGATCCACAACCGCAAGGAGGAGTCGGTGACGGTACCCCCGACGGACGTGATCATCCTCGAGGGCATCCTCGCGCTGTACGACGAGGAGATCAACGACATGCTCGATCTCCGCCTGTACGTCGAGACTGACGCCGACGTGCGCATCCTCCGGCGCATCGAACGCGACGTGATCGACCGTGGCCGGGAGTTGGAGGGCGTGATGGACCAGTACCTCTCGACGGTGAAACCGATGCACGAGCAGTTCATCGAACCGACGAAGAAACACGCCGACCTCATCATCCCCGAGGGCGCAAACAGCGTGGCCGTCAGCCTGTTAGAGGAGAAGGTCGCCGCCGAGGTGGCGGGCGACGCGGTCCGCGACTGGGAGCGGAGCGAGACGGAGTTCGACGGGGAGGTCGCCGGGACCGTGTCGGTCGAAGAACGGGACGACTGA
- a CDS encoding DUF5785 family protein yields MDWPHDPDGEQGSEGKRKYGHAVIAKKIDEEEDFPLSRDEFVAEYGDDPVRIDYETVVSLREIFEGVEEESFDDFVEFHQALGRAMRKHGYWFYEGAEQFVASKKR; encoded by the coding sequence ATGGACTGGCCACACGACCCCGACGGCGAGCAGGGGAGCGAAGGCAAACGGAAGTACGGCCACGCGGTCATCGCCAAGAAGATCGACGAGGAGGAGGACTTCCCGCTCTCCCGCGACGAGTTCGTCGCGGAGTACGGCGACGACCCGGTGCGCATCGACTACGAGACGGTCGTCTCGCTGCGGGAGATCTTCGAGGGCGTCGAGGAGGAGTCGTTCGACGACTTCGTCGAGTTCCACCAGGCGCTCGGTCGCGCGATGCGGAAACACGGCTACTGGTTCTACGAGGGCGCAGAGCAGTTCGTCGCCTCGAAGAAACGGTAA
- a CDS encoding DUF2064 domain-containing protein, translated as MTTVALLADPPRPGLVLPALAETSPLTEAECADFYSAMLKDAARAVERSGGELLVNYRPDDLLPDEHVTDTASEAEVRALVAEALQDPSEARYEPQVGSTLSARAGNTVSHLLREEGVQSVAVVRGNVPFLPRTVVDSAAMKLRSTPTILGPSTEGRVYYAAFADTLDFDEAFTDPEVETLTERALDAGHEVDFVAMHPTVETGEDLLTALPALTARKRAGRLVPDHVSQFLGETGLAVVHEDGESRVTRR; from the coding sequence GTGACCACCGTCGCCCTACTCGCCGACCCACCGAGGCCGGGACTCGTGCTCCCCGCCCTCGCGGAGACGAGTCCGCTGACCGAGGCCGAGTGTGCCGACTTCTACTCGGCGATGCTGAAAGACGCCGCCCGTGCGGTCGAACGCTCCGGCGGGGAGTTGCTGGTCAACTACCGCCCGGACGACCTGCTGCCCGACGAACACGTGACCGACACCGCGAGCGAAGCCGAAGTCCGGGCGCTCGTCGCCGAGGCCCTGCAAGACCCGAGCGAGGCCAGATACGAACCGCAGGTCGGGTCGACCCTCTCGGCGCGGGCGGGCAACACCGTCTCGCATCTCCTGCGCGAGGAGGGCGTCCAGTCGGTCGCGGTCGTGCGCGGGAACGTCCCCTTCCTCCCCCGGACCGTCGTCGACTCCGCCGCGATGAAACTGCGCTCGACGCCGACCATCCTCGGCCCCTCGACCGAGGGCCGGGTGTACTACGCCGCCTTCGCCGACACGCTGGACTTCGACGAGGCGTTCACCGACCCCGAGGTCGAGACGCTGACCGAGCGTGCGCTGGACGCCGGCCACGAGGTGGACTTCGTGGCGATGCACCCGACGGTCGAGACCGGCGAGGACCTGTTGACCGCCCTGCCGGCGCTGACGGCCCGGAAGCGTGCCGGTCGACTCGTCCCCGATCACGTCTCGCAGTTCCTCGGCGAGACGGGACTCGCGGTCGTCCACGAGGACGGCGAGTCGCGCGTGACGCGGCGCTGA
- a CDS encoding DUF4010 domain-containing protein, with amino-acid sequence MYSFVFQTDPIAASVDEPVVRLALAAALGLFLGLEREWSEKPAGIRTFSLTTLLGALFTQIASEPAVGNVLLVVGGVLVVAQGVLLAVQGLQREGSDALSLTTSVSLLVAYGVGVLVGEGFVLSAVAVAVISTTLLVLKRELHGFAGGLRRQELRSTAEFAILAFVVFPLLPAGTYDLPMLGVAVEPRIIWLMVVTVAGIGIVNYAIVQTYGGRGIAVTGFFGGLASSTAVVGSMLTYVRRGEDAIPYGVAAVLLADAAMALRNLVIALAFTVSGEVLVGAVVPLGVLILGSVAVAGYTADWNETVDVDLESPFSLRNALSFGAIFLAVVVAGKIAQSAFGTAGLYVTSLLSGLVSSAGATASAVLLYSRGDIASNEAVVAVLLATAASVAVKAGLATAGPSAFVRRVAGWSAVLLFTSGLVTAGVALL; translated from the coding sequence GTGTACTCTTTCGTCTTCCAGACGGACCCCATCGCCGCCTCCGTGGACGAACCGGTGGTCCGCCTCGCGCTCGCCGCCGCACTCGGTCTCTTTCTCGGGTTGGAGCGCGAGTGGTCCGAGAAACCCGCCGGCATCCGGACCTTCTCGCTGACCACCCTGCTCGGCGCGCTGTTCACACAGATCGCCAGCGAACCGGCGGTCGGCAACGTTCTCCTCGTCGTCGGCGGCGTGCTGGTGGTCGCACAGGGGGTGCTGCTCGCGGTGCAGGGCCTCCAGCGCGAGGGAAGTGACGCGCTGTCGCTGACGACCTCCGTCTCGCTGCTCGTCGCCTACGGGGTCGGCGTCCTCGTCGGCGAGGGGTTCGTCCTCTCGGCCGTCGCGGTCGCGGTCATCTCCACGACTCTGCTCGTCCTGAAGCGGGAACTCCACGGCTTCGCGGGGGGACTCCGCCGGCAGGAACTGCGCTCGACCGCCGAGTTCGCCATCCTCGCGTTCGTCGTCTTTCCGCTGCTCCCGGCCGGCACCTACGACCTCCCGATGCTGGGCGTCGCCGTCGAACCCCGGATCATCTGGCTGATGGTCGTCACCGTCGCCGGTATCGGCATCGTCAACTACGCCATCGTCCAGACCTACGGCGGCCGAGGCATCGCCGTCACCGGCTTCTTCGGCGGATTGGCCTCCTCGACCGCCGTGGTCGGGTCGATGCTGACCTACGTCCGGCGCGGCGAGGACGCGATTCCGTACGGCGTCGCGGCGGTACTCCTGGCCGACGCCGCGATGGCGCTTCGAAATCTGGTCATCGCACTCGCCTTCACCGTCTCCGGGGAGGTGCTTGTCGGCGCGGTCGTCCCCCTCGGGGTGCTGATCCTCGGGAGTGTCGCAGTCGCGGGCTACACCGCCGACTGGAACGAGACCGTGGACGTGGACCTGGAGAGTCCGTTCTCGCTCCGGAACGCACTGAGCTTCGGTGCGATCTTTCTGGCGGTCGTCGTCGCCGGGAAGATAGCACAGTCGGCCTTCGGCACGGCCGGCCTGTACGTCACCTCGCTCCTCTCCGGCCTGGTCTCCAGTGCCGGCGCGACCGCGAGTGCCGTCCTCCTGTACAGCAGAGGCGACATCGCCAGCAACGAGGCGGTCGTGGCGGTCCTGCTGGCGACCGCCGCCTCGGTCGCGGTGAAAGCCGGGCTTGCGACCGCCGGTCCCTCGGCGTTCGTCCGCCGCGTGGCGGGGTGGAGCGCCGTCCTGCTGTTCACCTCCGGACTCGTCACGGCGGGGGTGGCGCTGCTCTGA
- a CDS encoding aspartate aminotransferase family protein gives MDRDTAVPQVDAMPGEKAREWVEYHHDTAATSTYVYDFVWDLSENAEGPFCTDLDGNVLLDFTSHVAAAPLGYNNPKIMDRLREFDLVDPLKIAGQDFYVSSGQHPEEDDLPGAAGLMDRLTEITSHYDMDTVFLSNSGAEAVENALKISYDASGGGKYGITFQGAFHGRTLGTLSLNRSKEVYRRKFPEIPSIHDVPFCDDRDCSPETCSCGFFAGDSSQLRRKLDPKRGYVNPEEVSYLIMEPIQGEGGYRFPSDDFMQEVAAVVDEHDITLIADEIQSGVGRTGEMWGSDHYPIEPDIITCAKALRVGATISRSDVFPEERARLSSTWGAGDIIASLQGALTLDAIEEYDLLDNAVVRGRQFLETMRDADPDGVADLRGKGLMLAVEFDSKERRDAVQEAALQRGLLTLACGYSVLRILPPLDVTEREISLGCDLLLSAIADTA, from the coding sequence ATGGACCGCGATACGGCAGTCCCGCAGGTGGACGCGATGCCGGGGGAGAAGGCGCGTGAGTGGGTGGAGTACCACCACGACACCGCCGCCACGAGTACTTACGTCTACGACTTCGTCTGGGACCTCTCCGAGAACGCGGAGGGACCGTTCTGTACCGACCTCGACGGCAACGTCCTCCTCGACTTCACCTCCCACGTCGCCGCCGCACCGCTGGGCTACAACAACCCGAAGATCATGGACCGCCTCCGGGAGTTCGACCTCGTCGACCCCCTGAAGATCGCCGGGCAGGACTTCTACGTCTCCAGCGGTCAGCACCCCGAGGAAGACGACCTCCCCGGTGCGGCGGGGCTGATGGACCGTCTGACCGAGATCACGAGCCACTACGACATGGACACCGTCTTCCTGTCGAACTCCGGCGCGGAGGCGGTCGAGAACGCCCTCAAGATCAGCTACGACGCCAGCGGCGGCGGCAAGTACGGCATCACCTTCCAGGGAGCCTTCCACGGCCGGACGCTCGGCACGCTCTCGCTGAACCGATCCAAGGAGGTCTACCGCCGGAAGTTCCCGGAGATTCCCAGCATCCACGACGTCCCGTTCTGTGACGACCGGGACTGTTCGCCCGAGACGTGTTCGTGTGGCTTCTTCGCGGGCGACAGCTCTCAGCTCCGGCGAAAGCTCGACCCGAAGCGCGGCTACGTCAACCCCGAGGAGGTGTCGTACCTCATCATGGAACCGATCCAGGGCGAGGGCGGCTACCGGTTCCCGTCTGACGACTTCATGCAGGAGGTCGCGGCTGTCGTGGACGAACACGACATCACGCTCATCGCCGACGAGATCCAGTCGGGCGTCGGTCGGACGGGCGAGATGTGGGGCTCGGACCACTACCCGATCGAACCGGATATCATCACCTGCGCGAAGGCGCTCCGGGTGGGAGCGACCATCTCCCGGTCTGACGTGTTCCCCGAGGAACGGGCACGACTCTCCTCGACGTGGGGTGCGGGCGACATCATCGCCTCGCTTCAGGGCGCGCTGACGCTCGACGCCATCGAGGAGTACGACCTGCTGGACAACGCGGTCGTGCGTGGCCGGCAGTTCCTCGAGACGATGCGGGACGCCGATCCGGACGGCGTGGCGGACCTACGCGGGAAGGGGCTGATGCTCGCGGTCGAGTTCGACTCGAAAGAACGGCGGGACGCGGTGCAGGAGGCGGCGCTACAGCGTGGACTGTTGACGCTCGCCTGTGGCTACAGCGTCTTGCGGATTCTGCCGCCACTGGACGTGACCGAACGCGAGATCAGCCTGGGGTGTGATCTGCTGTTGTCGGCGATCGCGGACACTGCGTAG
- the gyrB gene encoding DNA topoisomerase (ATP-hydrolyzing) subunit B: MSKESEYGAGQIQVLEGLQAVRKRPAMYIGSTDGRGLHHLVYEVVDNAIDEALAGYCDDIDVTIHEDQSVSVSDDGRGIPVDTHEEYDRPAVEVIMTVLHAGGKFDNKSYQVSGGLHGVGVSVVNALSKRLEVEIRRDGAVWRHAFDRGEPREDGFERVRDLEDGEDTGTTVRFWPDTDIFETTDFTFSTLANRLRELAFLNSGVEITLTDERDEQSEHFRYEGGIREFVEYLNETKTPLHEDVIYFEDLSQEITVEVAMQATDELQGSIHSFANNINTREGGTHLTGFKTALTRVVNDYANEEGLAGDIDGNLKGEDVREGLTAVISIKHPDPQFEGQTKTKLGNSEVRGIVESAMHDGLGTYFEEHPDTARAIISKAVEAAKARKAAKKAEELTRRKSALESTALPGKLADCQTRDPSEAELFVVEGDSAGGSAKQGRDRRNQAILPLRGKILNVERHRLDRILENEEIRSLITAIGAGIGEEFDIEDARYEKIILMTDADVDGAHIRTLLLTLFYRHMKPLLDAGYVYAAQPPLYRVRYRGETYDAMTEAERDRIVEEECNGNPTQVQRFKGLGEMNPDQLWETTMDPDNRILKQITIEDAAAADKMFSVLMGDAVEPRKQFIKEHARDAEWVDI, translated from the coding sequence ATGTCCAAGGAAAGTGAGTACGGGGCCGGCCAAATCCAAGTTCTGGAGGGGCTGCAGGCCGTCCGGAAACGACCCGCGATGTATATCGGGTCGACCGACGGTCGCGGGCTTCACCATCTCGTCTACGAGGTCGTCGACAACGCCATCGACGAGGCGCTTGCGGGCTACTGTGACGACATCGACGTGACGATCCACGAGGACCAGTCCGTGTCCGTCTCCGACGACGGTCGGGGCATCCCCGTGGACACCCACGAGGAGTACGACCGGCCGGCCGTGGAGGTCATCATGACCGTCCTCCACGCCGGCGGGAAGTTCGACAACAAGTCGTACCAGGTCTCCGGTGGCCTCCACGGCGTCGGCGTCTCGGTCGTCAACGCGCTGTCGAAACGCCTCGAAGTCGAGATCAGACGCGACGGTGCGGTGTGGCGTCACGCCTTCGACCGCGGGGAACCGCGCGAGGACGGCTTCGAGCGTGTGCGAGACCTCGAAGACGGCGAAGACACCGGCACGACGGTCCGCTTCTGGCCCGACACCGACATCTTCGAGACGACCGACTTCACCTTCTCGACGCTGGCCAACCGCCTCCGGGAACTCGCCTTCCTCAACTCCGGCGTGGAGATCACGCTCACCGACGAACGCGACGAGCAGTCCGAGCACTTCCGCTACGAGGGCGGCATCCGGGAGTTCGTCGAGTACTTAAACGAGACGAAGACCCCGCTCCACGAGGACGTCATCTACTTCGAGGACCTCTCACAGGAGATCACCGTCGAGGTGGCGATGCAGGCCACTGACGAACTACAGGGGTCGATCCACTCGTTCGCCAACAACATCAACACCCGCGAGGGCGGCACCCACCTCACGGGGTTCAAGACCGCGCTGACGCGCGTCGTCAACGACTACGCCAACGAGGAGGGTCTCGCGGGCGACATCGACGGCAACCTCAAAGGCGAGGACGTCCGCGAGGGACTCACGGCCGTCATCTCGATCAAACACCCCGACCCGCAGTTCGAGGGCCAGACGAAGACGAAACTCGGCAACAGCGAGGTCAGAGGGATCGTCGAGTCGGCGATGCACGACGGCCTCGGCACCTACTTCGAGGAACACCCGGACACCGCCCGCGCCATCATCTCGAAGGCCGTCGAGGCCGCCAAGGCGCGGAAGGCCGCGAAGAAGGCCGAAGAGTTGACGCGCCGGAAGTCCGCACTGGAGTCGACGGCACTGCCCGGCAAACTCGCCGACTGTCAGACCCGCGACCCGAGCGAGGCCGAGTTGTTCGTGGTCGAGGGCGACTCCGCGGGTGGGTCGGCCAAACAGGGCCGCGACCGTCGTAATCAGGCGATCCTCCCGCTCAGAGGGAAGATTCTCAACGTCGAGCGCCACCGCCTCGACCGCATCCTCGAGAACGAGGAGATCCGCAGTCTCATCACCGCGATCGGCGCGGGCATCGGCGAGGAGTTCGACATCGAGGACGCCCGCTACGAGAAGATCATCCTGATGACCGACGCCGACGTGGACGGGGCACACATCCGGACGCTCTTGCTCACGCTCTTCTACCGGCACATGAAGCCCCTCTTGGACGCCGGCTACGTCTACGCGGCCCAACCGCCACTCTACCGCGTCCGGTATCGCGGCGAGACCTACGACGCGATGACCGAGGCGGAACGCGACCGCATCGTCGAGGAGGAGTGTAACGGCAACCCGACGCAGGTCCAGCGGTTCAAGGGCCTGGGGGAGATGAACCCCGACCAACTGTGGGAGACGACGATGGACCCCGACAACCGGATCCTCAAGCAGATCACCATCGAGGACGCGGCGGCCGCCGACAAGATGTTCTCGGTGCTGATGGGCGACGCAGTGGAGCCACGCAAGCAGTTCATCAAGGAACACGCACGGGACGCCGAGTGGGTGGACATCTGA